Proteins encoded together in one Catellatospora citrea window:
- a CDS encoding replication-relaxation family protein, which translates to MPQSRPDGLLAIYPHVTSRDRQLLQLLDDHQVLTTDQIHALFFHARRTCQIRLTELRALGLLDRFRFARDGGGSQPWHWTLGHNGHRFQAAAHGRAEPTARTSRQTMQRLSANPNLTHLLTANEFGVRLTAHTRRHPAARLQRWWSEASARTQFRVITPDGHGVWSVGGSTVGYWLEVDTGTEPLGKVAAKLDKYAVLARQGGPRYPVLFWVHSEDREEHLHAQLRGRRAEVVVCATAVHAADPAEAVWLPAGADRRVRLVELPSDHGRAVAANANFDENGVFLL; encoded by the coding sequence ATGCCGCAATCGCGTCCTGATGGTCTGCTGGCCATCTACCCGCACGTCACCAGCCGTGACCGTCAGCTGCTCCAGCTGCTCGACGACCACCAGGTCCTCACCACCGACCAGATCCACGCCCTGTTCTTCCACGCCCGGCGTACCTGCCAGATCCGCCTGACCGAGCTGCGAGCCCTGGGACTGCTGGACCGGTTCCGGTTCGCCCGCGACGGCGGAGGCTCCCAGCCCTGGCACTGGACACTCGGCCACAACGGGCACCGCTTCCAGGCCGCCGCCCACGGCCGGGCCGAGCCCACCGCCCGCACGAGCCGCCAGACCATGCAGCGGCTGTCGGCCAACCCGAACCTGACACACCTGCTCACGGCCAACGAGTTCGGGGTCCGGCTGACCGCGCATACCCGCCGCCACCCGGCCGCGAGGCTTCAGCGCTGGTGGTCGGAGGCCAGCGCCAGGACGCAGTTCCGGGTGATCACCCCGGACGGGCACGGCGTGTGGAGCGTCGGCGGCAGCACGGTGGGCTACTGGCTGGAGGTCGACACCGGCACCGAGCCGCTGGGCAAGGTAGCCGCCAAACTCGACAAGTACGCCGTGCTCGCGCGGCAGGGCGGGCCGCGGTATCCGGTGCTGTTCTGGGTGCACAGCGAGGACCGCGAGGAACACCTCCACGCGCAGCTGCGCGGCCGGCGGGCCGAAGTCGTCGTCTGCGCCACCGCCGTGCACGCCGCCGACCCGGCCGAAGCGGTGTGGCTTCCTGCGGGCGCCGACCGGCGCGTGCGGCTGGTGGAGCTGCCCAGCGACCACGGCCGGGCGGTCGCCGCCAACGCCAACTTCGACGAGAACGGCGTCTTCCTACTCTGA
- a CDS encoding type IV secretory system conjugative DNA transfer family protein produces MNADVLIKPGEVWAWIVARPWLGFIAAAAIVGYVFGHDQLLAWRHKRFATGARWLTIAAPPEVTEEAAAAFWTTLVGVLTPSVWRRRIYGIPHVGWEYTWTGRALAIRVWVPGTVPPGAVEAAVRAAWPAATLTSEDAAAPIPLTVGEQVGGAHWSQSADVLPLRTEHGADPLRALLSAGAEVRHREHAVVQILARPATARRVRAARRTAAASSTHPHGRPDVAARAVSGVARLMIEPLVWILEGFAPGPSRPRSPAHATAVRTGERDPVATADARQVVEKAVRVPHYEMAVRFAVAADADKTPPDKQRARQIRERLVGLGHTIAAAAAVYTGPNRLRRMKMSAPVATVSGRRLRRGFLASVPELAAMAALPQDLAVPGLDRARAKAVPAPVAVPSGGRGVKLIGRSQLGRHSVGMNVTDARQHVHVVGKTGVGKSTLLLNMIVGDIKAGRGTVVIDPRGDLITDVLDRLPASYAKKIVIIDPDQENPGCFNPLDDRGDPHLAVDNLVGIFAKIFAGQWGPRMDDTMRVACLTLMRHAKPTLSLVPSLLQDKEFRARFTHGLDDPDGLGGFWVWYDGINEQFRGQVIAPVLARLRAFLLRDFVKSVIGNAQSSFDMGKILDGGVLLCRLPKGILGEETSRILGSLIVARVWQAAIARASIPEDQRKDACLYIDECQNFLTLPGSVGDMLAEARGFRLGLALAHQDLAQLPKDIAAAVSANARSKLFFNVDPGDARELSRHTKPELDEHDLAHLDVYTAAARLLVGNRELPAFTFTTNPPVEIVGEATAIRQEVAAAHSRDGEQEPPMERLARTAMRRRMEARER; encoded by the coding sequence ATGAACGCCGACGTCCTCATCAAGCCCGGCGAGGTCTGGGCGTGGATCGTCGCGCGGCCGTGGCTGGGGTTCATCGCCGCCGCCGCGATCGTGGGCTACGTCTTCGGCCACGACCAGCTGCTCGCGTGGCGGCACAAGCGCTTCGCCACCGGCGCGCGGTGGCTGACCATCGCCGCGCCGCCGGAGGTCACCGAGGAGGCCGCCGCGGCGTTCTGGACAACGCTCGTCGGCGTCCTGACGCCTTCAGTGTGGCGGCGGCGGATCTACGGCATCCCGCATGTCGGCTGGGAGTACACCTGGACCGGCCGAGCCCTGGCTATTCGCGTGTGGGTGCCGGGCACGGTGCCGCCCGGCGCGGTCGAGGCCGCCGTGCGGGCGGCCTGGCCCGCCGCCACGCTCACCAGCGAGGACGCCGCCGCGCCAATCCCGCTGACCGTGGGTGAGCAGGTCGGCGGGGCGCACTGGTCGCAGTCGGCCGACGTGCTGCCGCTGCGCACTGAGCACGGCGCCGACCCGCTGCGGGCGCTGCTGTCGGCCGGGGCCGAGGTCCGCCACCGCGAGCACGCGGTGGTGCAGATCCTGGCCCGGCCCGCCACGGCCCGGCGCGTACGGGCGGCCAGACGCACGGCAGCGGCCAGCAGCACGCACCCTCACGGGCGGCCCGATGTGGCCGCCCGCGCTGTGTCCGGGGTCGCGCGGCTGATGATCGAGCCGCTGGTGTGGATCCTGGAGGGGTTCGCCCCCGGCCCGTCCCGCCCTCGCAGCCCGGCCCACGCCACGGCGGTGCGGACGGGCGAGCGTGACCCGGTGGCCACCGCCGACGCCCGTCAGGTGGTGGAGAAGGCGGTGCGGGTGCCGCACTACGAGATGGCGGTGCGGTTCGCCGTGGCTGCCGACGCGGACAAGACGCCGCCGGATAAGCAGCGGGCCAGGCAGATCCGCGAGCGGCTCGTCGGGCTCGGTCACACGATCGCTGCTGCGGCGGCGGTCTACACAGGGCCGAACCGGCTGCGGCGGATGAAGATGTCTGCTCCGGTGGCCACGGTCTCCGGACGGCGGCTGCGGCGCGGGTTCCTGGCCTCGGTGCCGGAGCTCGCGGCGATGGCCGCGCTGCCGCAGGACCTCGCGGTGCCGGGCCTGGACCGGGCTCGGGCCAAGGCGGTGCCGGCGCCCGTGGCCGTGCCTTCGGGCGGGCGTGGGGTGAAGCTGATCGGCCGTTCGCAGCTGGGTCGTCACTCGGTCGGTATGAACGTGACCGACGCCCGGCAGCACGTGCACGTGGTCGGCAAGACCGGCGTCGGCAAGTCCACCCTGTTGCTGAACATGATCGTGGGTGACATCAAGGCCGGGCGCGGAACGGTGGTCATCGACCCGCGAGGGGACCTGATCACCGACGTCCTCGACCGGCTTCCGGCCTCCTACGCCAAGAAGATCGTCATCATCGATCCCGACCAGGAGAATCCCGGCTGCTTCAATCCACTGGACGACCGCGGTGATCCACACCTGGCTGTGGATAACCTTGTGGGTATCTTCGCGAAGATCTTCGCCGGGCAGTGGGGTCCGCGTATGGACGACACGATGCGTGTGGCCTGCCTGACGCTGATGCGCCACGCGAAGCCGACCTTGAGCCTGGTGCCGTCGCTGTTGCAGGACAAAGAGTTCCGGGCCAGGTTCACCCACGGTCTGGACGACCCGGACGGCCTGGGCGGATTCTGGGTCTGGTACGACGGCATCAACGAACAGTTCCGGGGCCAGGTCATCGCCCCGGTCCTGGCGAGGCTTCGCGCGTTCCTGCTGCGGGACTTCGTCAAGAGTGTGATCGGCAACGCCCAGTCGTCGTTCGACATGGGCAAGATCCTCGACGGCGGAGTGCTGCTGTGCCGGCTGCCGAAAGGCATCCTCGGCGAGGAAACCAGCCGCATCCTGGGCTCGCTCATCGTCGCCCGCGTGTGGCAGGCCGCCATCGCGCGGGCCAGCATCCCCGAAGACCAGCGAAAAGACGCTTGTCTATACATTGACGAGTGTCAGAACTTCTTGACCTTGCCTGGCTCGGTCGGGGACATGCTGGCCGAGGCACGCGGGTTCCGGCTCGGCCTGGCGCTGGCGCACCAGGACTTGGCGCAGCTGCCCAAGGACATCGCCGCGGCGGTGTCGGCCAACGCCCGGTCGAAGCTGTTCTTCAACGTCGACCCCGGCGACGCCCGCGAGCTGTCGAGGCACACCAAACCGGAGTTGGACGAGCACGACCTCGCCCATCTCGACGTCTACACCGCCGCCGCCCGGCTCCTGGTCGGTAATCGCGAGCTACCCGCTTTCACGTTCACCACCAACCCGCCGGTGGAGATCGTGGGTGAGGCGACCGCGATCCGCCAGGAGGTCGCCGCCGCGCACAGCCGCGACGGCGAGCAGGAGCCGCCGATGGAACGGCTCGCCCGCACGGCGATGAGACGGCGGATGGAAGCCCGCGAGCGCTGA
- a CDS encoding HVO_A0114 family putative DNA-binding protein → MQHNLSMTPAMQEILDALRDLGHGNVNDLADKSGRAVSTVHKALKAFADAGLISEVDTGADPAEGVPSRWTLAEDIAQQAADLGGTDTAGKDEFDADADPDAEESDDDADSENDEDDADGEEWDGDEDAENDDEDADSENAEHDGTDDDEDDDPEEDEDEGRIVVTVVQPSRPGDRKIMTIKAVIAEHSDDGATLDEIVAESGIGHPTASRLLTAMEQAGAALRKPGIPARWIAGPTKASEVDPNPEPPRCPLCFQVIKGLTESPEAVAQVQPLVRPDGTLHILTEDGTTHTVTLPKRTPIRTTGFATAGAVRRTDVTANADGSQPFGKGELEKLTFDTLKANAGRTMTPQEIATAISNQLGGRSVSSGAVRNNCGKLGAAGRILMVSESPWAFQFPAPAADSGDTKQADDSTDERA, encoded by the coding sequence ATGCAGCACAACCTGTCCATGACTCCTGCCATGCAGGAGATCCTCGACGCGCTGCGCGACCTCGGCCATGGCAACGTCAACGACCTGGCCGACAAGTCGGGCCGGGCCGTGTCCACCGTCCACAAGGCGCTCAAGGCGTTCGCCGACGCCGGTCTGATCAGTGAGGTCGACACCGGCGCGGACCCCGCCGAGGGCGTCCCCAGCCGGTGGACCCTCGCCGAGGACATCGCCCAGCAGGCCGCCGACCTCGGCGGCACCGACACCGCCGGCAAGGACGAGTTCGACGCCGACGCGGACCCGGACGCCGAGGAGTCGGACGACGACGCGGACTCGGAGAACGACGAGGACGACGCGGACGGCGAGGAATGGGACGGTGACGAGGACGCGGAGAACGACGACGAGGACGCGGACTCGGAGAACGCTGAGCACGACGGCACGGACGACGACGAGGACGACGACCCCGAGGAGGACGAGGACGAGGGTCGCATCGTGGTCACGGTCGTTCAGCCGAGCCGTCCCGGCGACCGCAAGATCATGACGATCAAGGCGGTCATCGCCGAACACAGCGACGACGGCGCGACCCTCGACGAGATCGTGGCCGAGAGCGGAATCGGGCACCCGACCGCCTCCCGGCTGCTGACCGCGATGGAGCAGGCGGGCGCCGCCCTCCGCAAGCCCGGCATCCCCGCCCGGTGGATCGCCGGACCGACCAAGGCCAGCGAGGTGGACCCGAACCCGGAGCCGCCCCGCTGCCCCCTGTGCTTCCAGGTGATCAAGGGCCTGACCGAGTCGCCGGAGGCGGTCGCCCAGGTGCAGCCTCTCGTGCGCCCGGACGGGACCCTGCACATCCTCACCGAGGACGGCACGACCCACACGGTCACCCTGCCCAAGCGCACGCCCATCCGCACCACGGGCTTCGCCACGGCCGGGGCGGTGCGCCGCACCGACGTCACCGCCAACGCCGACGGCAGCCAGCCGTTCGGCAAGGGCGAGCTGGAGAAGCTGACGTTCGACACCCTCAAGGCCAACGCGGGCCGCACCATGACCCCGCAGGAGATCGCCACCGCCATCAGCAACCAGCTCGGTGGCCGGTCGGTCAGCTCCGGGGCGGTGCGCAACAACTGCGGCAAGCTCGGTGCCGCCGGCCGCATCCTCATGGTCTCCGAGTCGCCGTGGGCCTTCCAGTTCCCGGCGCCCGCCGCGGACAGCGGTGACACGAAGCAGGCCGACGACTCCACCGACGAGCGGGCCTGA
- a CDS encoding DUF932 domain-containing protein has translation MAHELETFDNGQTAFASARLSAWHQLGTVRQKTMSANEIMGAALLGNWGVRTIRTVGIDIVNGVEVQIPADDKRMTVRRNPVTGATEYLGVVGTDYTVVQNEQCAELLDRLVDQVGGAHFETAGSLRKGKSVFVTMKLPTAMEIAGVDRMDLYLIGTTSHDGTSALRVDASPIRVVCANTQRAAFAHSVGHYTFRHTSNVNAQIAQAREALGLMWKYMDTFEKTAERMLQTALTTREFEQIVAQVWPVKDSATDLAKNNARQRLGTLKYLITEADTQKAIKGSRWAGYQAITEYLDHYQDAKSAKARANRVLTGKTGDLKLTAFDLLKV, from the coding sequence ATGGCACACGAGCTTGAGACCTTCGACAACGGCCAGACGGCCTTCGCCAGCGCCCGGCTGTCGGCCTGGCACCAGCTGGGCACCGTTCGTCAGAAGACGATGAGCGCCAACGAGATCATGGGCGCCGCCCTGCTCGGCAACTGGGGCGTGCGCACCATCCGCACCGTCGGCATCGACATCGTCAACGGAGTCGAGGTCCAGATCCCGGCCGACGACAAGCGCATGACCGTGCGCCGCAACCCGGTCACCGGGGCCACCGAGTATCTGGGCGTGGTCGGCACCGACTACACGGTCGTCCAGAACGAGCAGTGCGCCGAACTGCTAGACCGGCTCGTGGACCAGGTCGGCGGCGCCCACTTCGAGACCGCGGGCAGCCTGCGTAAGGGCAAGTCCGTGTTCGTGACGATGAAGCTGCCGACCGCAATGGAGATCGCCGGGGTCGACCGGATGGACCTCTACCTGATCGGGACGACCTCCCACGACGGCACCTCCGCGCTGCGCGTGGACGCCAGCCCGATCCGCGTGGTCTGCGCAAACACCCAGCGTGCCGCATTCGCCCACTCGGTGGGCCACTACACCTTCCGGCACACCTCCAACGTCAACGCCCAGATCGCCCAGGCCCGCGAGGCGCTGGGGCTGATGTGGAAGTACATGGACACGTTCGAGAAGACCGCCGAGCGGATGCTGCAGACCGCCCTGACCACTCGGGAGTTCGAGCAGATCGTGGCCCAGGTATGGCCGGTCAAGGACAGCGCGACCGACCTGGCCAAGAACAACGCCAGGCAGCGGCTGGGCACGCTGAAGTACCTGATCACCGAGGCCGACACGCAGAAGGCCATCAAGGGCAGCCGGTGGGCCGGATACCAGGCCATCACCGAGTACCTGGACCACTACCAGGACGCCAAGAGCGCCAAGGCCCGCGCCAACCGCGTGCTGACCGGCAAGACCGGCGATCTGAAGCTGACCGCCTTCGACCTACTGAAGGTCTGA